One stretch of Halalkalicoccus subterraneus DNA includes these proteins:
- a CDS encoding universal stress protein, with product MHDTILVPTDTEIDTATVDYAIDLARSTGATIHVLYVVEAAVAEAARTVSTVGSWEGREALREAGEEATDAIVERAADADVKAVGAVLEGEPEAEIADYANDFDMDVIVIGTQGHSTVERALLGSVTERVARLADRPVLIVKGMADD from the coding sequence ATGCACGATACGATCCTCGTTCCGACGGACACGGAGATCGACACCGCGACCGTCGACTACGCGATCGACCTCGCTCGATCGACCGGTGCGACGATCCACGTGCTGTACGTCGTCGAGGCGGCGGTCGCCGAGGCGGCTCGAACAGTCTCGACGGTCGGCTCCTGGGAGGGCCGGGAGGCACTTCGAGAAGCCGGCGAGGAGGCGACCGACGCGATCGTCGAGCGCGCGGCCGACGCCGACGTCAAGGCCGTCGGTGCGGTGCTCGAAGGCGAACCCGAGGCGGAGATCGCCGACTACGCAAACGACTTCGACATGGACGTGATCGTGATCGGGACACAGGGCCATAGCACGGTCGAACGGGCGCTGTTGGGTAGCGTCACCGAGCGGGTCGCCCGCCTCGCAGATCGGCCCGTGTTGATCGTCAAGGGGATGGCCGACGACTGA
- a CDS encoding NRAMP family divalent metal transporter: MGFKEKYGSNRSGVQYARRMIHDYGLGVLFAANVFGAGSVYILSNTGANFAFALLWVMPLAFVIDMGLHEMSGRLATIDEPLMFYIRDVVGATAGKAFAITISFIMHFWSIANYAVGGAALAWLLPVNNVYITTIVVAAIGFALVELRVYDRIEAAVTVLILAVFSIYIVLTSGLELQVAEVASGFVPAISGDLGYMATVIGLLGTTVYYPNFFIQSSIQSSKGWTDMKPYRRDNVVGVSFAVLLSMAVIIVSAATLEEGTPTLTSPGEPLTAALGEWALVVFVIAVFLASITSATGTLFGAGYIVPQAWGHDAVFGDRSFRRVVEVLIVMSVGFAILLLEFTEMTPVRLGIVMPAVNGIIGLPLTTLALYYANERFFDHPIWLRAFLGALVVLMFVASALSAQDLATQVLSWL, from the coding sequence ATGGGATTCAAAGAGAAGTACGGTTCGAATCGATCAGGGGTGCAGTACGCCAGACGGATGATTCACGACTACGGGTTGGGTGTCCTGTTCGCGGCGAACGTCTTCGGCGCCGGGTCGGTCTACATCCTCTCGAATACGGGCGCGAACTTCGCGTTCGCGCTGCTGTGGGTCATGCCGCTGGCGTTCGTGATCGACATGGGCCTCCACGAGATGTCCGGTCGCCTCGCCACGATCGACGAACCGCTCATGTTCTACATCCGCGACGTCGTCGGCGCGACTGCGGGGAAGGCGTTCGCGATCACGATCTCGTTCATCATGCATTTTTGGTCGATCGCGAACTACGCCGTCGGCGGGGCGGCACTCGCGTGGCTCCTCCCGGTGAACAACGTATACATCACGACGATCGTCGTCGCCGCCATCGGCTTCGCGCTCGTCGAACTCCGGGTGTACGACCGCATCGAGGCCGCGGTCACGGTGTTGATCCTCGCGGTCTTCAGCATCTACATCGTGCTGACGAGCGGCCTCGAACTCCAGGTCGCCGAGGTGGCAAGCGGGTTCGTCCCGGCCATCTCCGGCGACCTCGGCTACATGGCGACGGTGATCGGCCTGCTCGGGACGACGGTCTACTACCCGAACTTCTTCATCCAGTCGAGCATCCAGTCCTCGAAGGGCTGGACGGACATGAAGCCCTATCGTCGCGACAACGTCGTGGGCGTCTCGTTCGCCGTTCTCCTCTCGATGGCCGTGATCATCGTCTCGGCCGCCACATTGGAGGAGGGAACGCCGACGCTGACCAGCCCGGGCGAACCGCTCACTGCGGCGCTCGGCGAGTGGGCACTCGTGGTCTTCGTCATCGCGGTGTTCCTCGCGTCGATCACCTCGGCGACCGGGACGCTGTTCGGTGCGGGATACATCGTTCCGCAGGCATGGGGCCACGACGCCGTCTTCGGCGACCGGTCGTTCCGCCGTGTGGTCGAGGTGCTGATCGTGATGTCGGTCGGATTCGCGATCCTACTGCTGGAGTTCACCGAAATGACGCCGGTTCGACTGGGGATCGTCATGCCGGCGGTCAACGGGATCATCGGCCTGCCGCTGACGACGTTGGCGCTGTACTACGCCAACGAGCGGTTCTTCGATCATCCGATCTGGCTCCGGGCGTTCCTCGGGGCTCTGGTCGTGTTGATGTTCGTTGCGTCCGCACTGAGTGCCCAGGACCTCGCCACGCAGGTCCTCTCGTGGCTCTGA
- a CDS encoding 6-hydroxymethylpterin diphosphokinase MptE-like protein, producing the protein MNFPTWNPVYETILADFGFGRREDERARDVLADLTESFDEGRLARIEGAAVAVAGAGPSLPDDLELAAEADYVIAASTAADTLLAAGIEPDLFVTDIDKNPETLRELTRQGTPAAVHAHGDNIELVERWVPRLAAENVLPTTQAAPKGPVENFGGFTDGDRGAFLADHFGASELRFPGWTFDDPSVGSMKARKLRWAERLLYWLETRRGERFAVLDGRRDGIEPVK; encoded by the coding sequence ATGAACTTCCCGACGTGGAACCCCGTCTACGAAACGATCCTCGCGGACTTCGGGTTCGGCCGTCGGGAGGACGAGCGCGCTCGCGACGTGCTCGCGGATCTCACGGAATCGTTCGACGAGGGGCGACTCGCTCGGATCGAGGGCGCGGCGGTCGCGGTGGCGGGCGCGGGGCCCTCGCTTCCCGACGACCTCGAACTCGCCGCCGAGGCCGACTACGTGATCGCCGCCTCGACCGCCGCGGACACGCTTCTTGCGGCAGGAATCGAGCCCGACCTGTTCGTCACGGACATCGACAAGAATCCCGAGACGCTTCGGGAACTGACCCGACAGGGGACGCCGGCCGCCGTCCATGCCCACGGCGACAACATCGAACTGGTCGAGCGATGGGTACCCCGGCTCGCCGCCGAGAACGTCCTCCCGACGACGCAGGCCGCGCCGAAAGGGCCGGTCGAGAACTTCGGCGGCTTTACCGACGGCGATCGAGGGGCCTTCCTTGCGGATCACTTCGGCGCGTCTGAACTCCGTTTTCCGGGCTGGACCTTCGACGATCCGTCCGTGGGTTCGATGAAAGCCCGCAAGCTGCGGTGGGCCGAGCGCCTGCTGTACTGGCTCGAAACCCGCCGCGGCGAACGGTTCGCGGTCCTCGACGGCCGACGTGACGGGATCGAGCCCGTGAAGTAA